A genomic region of Miscanthus floridulus cultivar M001 chromosome 3, ASM1932011v1, whole genome shotgun sequence contains the following coding sequences:
- the LOC136546597 gene encoding uncharacterized protein, producing MAIAARVLRRLPLHLSPSLARSFCAVSPAAASAAPASAKVADRIVRVLTIDPDGARREVVGLSGQTLLRALANAGLIEPASHRLEEIDACSAECEVHIAQEWLDKLPPPSYEERYVLTRASRNGELNKHARLGCQVVLAPELQGMVVAVPEPKPWDTP from the coding sequence ATGGCGATCGCCGCGCGCGTCCTGCGCCGCCTCCCGCTCCACCTCTCCCCCTCGCTCGCCCGCTCCTTCTGCGCAGTTTCCCCGGCCGCCGCCTCGGCCGCCCCGGCGTCCGCCAAGGTCGCCGACCGCATCGTGCGCGTCCTCACCATCGATCCCGACGGGGCGCGCCGCGAGGTCGTCGGACTCTCGGGACAGACACTCCTCCGCGCGCTGGCCAACGCGGGGCTCATCGAGCCGGCCTCCCACCGCCTCGAGGAGATCGACGCGTGCTCCGCCGAGTGCGAGGTCCACATCGCGCAGGAGTGGCTCGACAAGCTGCCGCCACCGTCCTACGAGGAGCGGTACGTGCTCACGCGCGCGTCCAGGAACGGCGAGCTCAACAAGCACGCGCGCCTGGGCTGCCAGGTCGTCCTCGCGCCGGAGCTGCAGGGGATGGTCGTCGCTGTCCCCGAGCCTAAGCCGTGGGACACCCCGTAA
- the LOC136546596 gene encoding protein farnesyltransferase/geranylgeranyltransferase type-1 subunit alpha-like produces the protein MKFLPDSAKFVPSKRSSSSRSIRRGPPELVSLAADLLPPLAAPQPGEETAFGRAPPGAQRPRDQLRRGVRPLQRRCPRNRLRRGRHTAPQSFTGSNPGGQLDSSPMEHAKSGPSSWPELADVVPVPHDDGPSPVVPIAYRDDFREVMDYFRALYFTGERSPRALRLTAEAIELNPGNYTVWHFRRLILEALDFDLLEEMKFVGKIAECNPKNYQIWHHKRWLAEKLGPDIANKEHEFTMKILAIDAKNYHAWSHRQWVLQALGGWETELEYCNQLLKEDVFNNSAWNQRYFVITRSPLLGGLTVVRDSEVDYTIEAILANPQNESPWRYLKGLYKGENNLLVDDERISGVCFKVLKNDWTCVFALSLLLDLLCTGLQPSDELKSTLEPIRSSHPETADADPATVVCCILQKCDPLRVNYWSWFKATLSQIS, from the exons ATGAAGTTTCTGCCCGATTCTGCGAAATTCGTACCTTCCAAACGTAGTTCCTCCTCCCGATCCATCCGCAGAGGGCCGCCTGAACTCGTCTCGCTCGCGGCCGATCTCCTCCCTCCGCTCGCCGCGCCGCAACCCGGAGAAGAGACCGCGTTCGGTCGAGCACCACCTGGGGCTCAGCGTCCTCGCGACCAGCTCCGGCGCGGCGTCCGCCCTCTGCAGCGCCGGTGTCCCCGCAACCGGCTCCGGCGCGGCCGGCACACAGCTCCACAG TCCTTTACTGGGTCCAACCCTGGTGGCCAGCTGGACTCATCGCCCATGGAGCACGCTAAGTCAGGCCCCAGCAGTTGGCCAGAACTGGCCGACGTGGTGCCAGTGCCGCATGACGACGGACCTAGCCCCGTGGTGCCCATCGCCTACCGAGATGACTTCCGTGAGGTCATGGATTACTTCCGTGCCCTTTACTTCACCGGTGAGCGAAGCCCCCGTGCTCTCCGCCTCACCGCCGAGGCCATCGAGCTCAACCCCGGCAACTACACC gtttggcaTTTCCGGCGCCTTATTCTGGAGGCACTAGATTTTGATTTACTGGAGGAGATGAAATTTGTTGGAAAAATTGCTGAATgtaatccaaaaaattaccaaatctG GCATCATAAGAGATGGCTTGCTGAGAAATTGGGACCTGATATTGCAAACAAAGAGCATGAATTCACAATGAAGATACTTGCTATTGATGCAAAAAATTACCATGCTTGGTCTCATAGACAG TGGGTTCTTCAAGCGTTGGGGGGATGGGAGACTGAATTGGAGTACTGCAACCAGCTACTTAAGGAAGATGTCTTCAACAATTCAGCTTGGAATCAG AGATACTTCGTTATAACAAGATCACCGCTTCTTGGTGGCCTTACGGTGGTGCGTGATTCAGAAGTAGACTACACAATTGAAGCTATTCTAGCAAACCCTCAGAATGAAAGCCCCTGGAGATACCTCAAGGGTCTATACAAGGGTGAGAATAACTTGCTAGTAGACGACGAGCGCATCTCTGGTGTTTGTTTCAAGGTCCTGAAGAATGATTGGACTTGTGTATTTGCTTTGAGTTTGCTGCTCGATCTTCTCTGCACTGGTTTGCAGCCTTCAGATGAACTTAAATCCACTCTTGAACCGATAAGGAGCTCCCATCCTGAAACCGCAGATGCTGATCCTGCAACCGTTGTTTGCTGTATCCTGCAGAAATGTGATCCCCTGCGGGTAAATTATTGGTCTTGGTTCAAGGCCACTCTTTCTCAGATCTCCTGA
- the LOC136544252 gene encoding cytochrome P450 78A4-like, which yields MGLLAARLACLTNTVAILLEWVMARMVLHPRIQSKTQAELDTVVGHDRVISDADVARLPYLQDHLIPTGTTAMVNMWAIAHAPTVWADPSTFRPEQFEEEDVSVLGGDLWLAPFGAGRRVCPGKTLALATVHLWLAQLLHRFRWAPADGGVDLAKRLGMLLEMEKPLMCKPTPRW from the exons ATGGGGTTGCTAGCCGCTCGCCTGGCCTGCCTGACCAACACGGTGGCGATCCTGCTAGAGTGGGTGATGGCGCGGATGGTGCTGCACCCGAGGATCCAGTCCAAGACACAGGCGGAGCTGGACACCGTCGTGGGCCACGACCGCGTCATCTCCGACGCCGACGTGGCCCGGCTGCCCTACCTGCA AGACCACCTCATCCCCACGGGCACCACGGCCATGGTCAACATGTGGGCCATCGCGCACGCCCCCACGGTGTGGGCGGACCCTTCCACGTTCCGGCCCGAGCAGTTCGAGGAGGAGGACGTGAGCGTGCTGGGCGGGGACCTCTGGCTCGCGCCGTTTGGGGCCGGGCGACGCGTGTGCCCTGGCAAGACGCTGGCGCTCGCCACCGTCCACCTCTGGCTCGCGCAGCTGCTGCACCGTTTCCGGTGGGCGCCGGCGGACGGCGGCGTCGACCTGGCGAAGCGCCTCGGGATGTTGCTGGAGATGGAGAAGCCCCTCATGTGCAAGCCCACGCCCAGGTGGTGA